From Verrucomicrobiia bacterium, the proteins below share one genomic window:
- a CDS encoding ABC transporter ATP-binding protein produces MSAESPAIEIRGLTRRFGRTDAVNGLDLTVPAGSCYGFFGRNGAGKTTTIKCLLNLLRPDAGTVRVFGLDPARQELEVKRRLAYVPDQVAFYPWMSAREALDYAASFRTNWNRTTEADLLDRFRLDAGKPVSGLSKGQRTQLALISAICAEPELLVLDEPTSGLDPIVRREFIEAVIGAYQDADPGRRTVFVSTHLIAEFEGLIDRFTVIEDGRATLSLEADEARAKFRKVRARFAGEAPSVPLDGVLRQKRQGREIELVTNGATERVVEELRGLGPESVEVEALTLEEIFVVSSR; encoded by the coding sequence ATGAGTGCGGAATCCCCTGCCATCGAGATTCGCGGTCTGACCCGGCGTTTCGGCCGGACGGACGCGGTGAACGGACTGGACCTGACGGTGCCGGCCGGGAGCTGTTACGGCTTCTTCGGCCGGAACGGCGCCGGCAAGACCACCACCATCAAGTGCCTGCTGAACCTCCTGCGGCCCGACGCCGGGACGGTGCGGGTGTTCGGGCTGGACCCGGCCCGGCAGGAACTCGAGGTGAAGCGGCGCCTGGCGTATGTGCCGGACCAGGTGGCGTTCTACCCGTGGATGAGCGCCCGCGAGGCGCTGGACTACGCGGCGTCCTTCCGCACGAACTGGAACCGGACGACCGAGGCGGATCTGCTGGACCGTTTCCGGCTGGACGCGGGGAAGCCGGTGAGCGGGCTGTCGAAGGGGCAGCGCACCCAGCTCGCGCTGATCTCTGCCATCTGTGCCGAACCGGAACTGCTGGTGCTGGACGAGCCGACGTCGGGGCTGGACCCGATCGTGCGGCGGGAATTCATCGAGGCGGTGATCGGGGCCTATCAGGACGCCGATCCGGGGCGGCGGACGGTGTTTGTCTCGACGCATCTGATCGCCGAGTTCGAGGGGTTGATCGACCGGTTCACGGTGATCGAGGACGGGCGGGCGACGTTGTCGCTGGAGGCCGACGAGGCGCGGGCGAAGTTCCGGAAGGTGCGGGCCCGGTTCGCCGGGGAGGCGCCGTCCGTGCCGCTCGACGGCGTGTTGCGCCAGAAACGTCAGGGGCGCGAGATCGAACTGGTGACCAACGGCGCCACCGAGCGGGTGGTGGAGGAACTGCGGGGGTTGGGGCCGGAGAGCGTCGAGGTCGAGGCCCTGACGCTGGAGGAGATCTTCGTGGTCTCGAGCCGTTAA
- a CDS encoding GntR family transcriptional regulator, whose product MRIQVQFDLGQPVYAQIMDQIKAAAASGALHPGEPLPGIRPLSEQLRINRNTVAKAYLELEREGVIETRPGKGCFLRNGQTRYHKAARTEMLVPLVDACVVQAHHLRVSDDEVLRLVKGRLDHFRAARKENES is encoded by the coding sequence ATGAGAATCCAGGTCCAGTTCGATCTCGGGCAGCCGGTCTATGCGCAGATCATGGACCAGATCAAGGCCGCCGCGGCGTCGGGGGCGCTTCACCCGGGGGAACCGCTGCCGGGGATCCGTCCGCTGTCGGAGCAGCTCCGGATCAACCGCAACACGGTGGCCAAGGCCTACCTCGAGCTGGAGCGCGAGGGCGTGATCGAGACGCGTCCGGGCAAGGGCTGCTTCCTGCGGAACGGCCAGACGCGGTATCACAAGGCGGCGCGAACCGAAATGCTGGTGCCGCTGGTGGATGCCTGCGTCGTGCAGGCGCACCACCTGCGGGTGTCGGACGACGAAGTGCTGCGGCTGGTGAAGGGTCGGCTGGACCATTTCCGCGCGGCGCGAAAGGAGAACGAGAGCTGA
- a CDS encoding NAD(P)H-dependent oxidoreductase, whose amino-acid sequence MSHSIALLGSLRSDGNTARALHRLVEGHPCHVLDLRHQRIAHFSYEQEYADDDDFIGIVERIVEAPVTVLATPVYWYSYSTPMKIFIDRFSDLLVSQKPLGRKLRGCRFALLSTGSDPAPDATLTQAFRNFCDYLGIGNVGMVYACEDGPFHDEESVASVRKHLEIPS is encoded by the coding sequence ATGAGCCATTCCATCGCCCTCCTTGGAAGCCTTCGCAGCGACGGCAACACGGCCAGGGCCCTTCATCGCCTCGTTGAGGGGCATCCCTGCCATGTCCTCGATCTGCGCCATCAAAGGATCGCGCACTTTTCCTATGAGCAGGAGTATGCGGACGACGATGACTTCATCGGGATCGTCGAACGCATCGTGGAGGCGCCTGTCACTGTGTTGGCCACCCCGGTCTATTGGTACTCCTACTCCACACCGATGAAGATATTTATAGACCGCTTTTCCGATCTTCTCGTTTCGCAGAAGCCACTCGGAAGGAAGTTGAGGGGATGCCGGTTTGCCCTGCTATCGACGGGAAGCGATCCCGCGCCGGATGCCACCCTGACCCAGGCCTTCCGCAATTTCTGCGACTACCTTGGGATTGGCAATGTCGGGATGGTCTATGCCTGTGAGGACGGTCCGTTTCACGACGAGGAATCGGTTGCCAGCGTTCGAAAACATCTCGAAATTCCATCCTGA
- a CDS encoding SDR family oxidoreductase, with amino-acid sequence MLKDKTAIILGSARNMGRAFAEALARKGANIVVHHHGASSSGDAATTAAAVERLGSKSVVVDGDIADGDVVRRIFARARTEFGTVDVVINCVGIVIKKPFVDYTEEDFDRSFATNARAAFLVMQEAARHISDNGRIISIGTSLLGAYTGYYAVYAGSKAPLEDFTRALSKEIGSRGVTVNVVAPGPVDTAFFHGQETPEAVAYLSAASPAGRLGRIEDIVPMVEFLVSPASQWVTGQTLFVNGGFVTR; translated from the coding sequence ATGCTGAAAGACAAGACAGCTATCATCCTCGGTTCGGCTCGCAATATGGGACGGGCCTTCGCGGAAGCCCTGGCCCGGAAAGGGGCGAACATCGTTGTCCATCATCACGGCGCATCCTCCTCCGGCGATGCCGCCACGACCGCGGCTGCCGTGGAGCGCCTTGGTTCCAAATCCGTTGTTGTTGACGGCGACATTGCCGATGGCGACGTGGTGCGACGGATTTTCGCCCGCGCGAGGACGGAGTTCGGGACGGTCGATGTGGTCATCAACTGCGTCGGGATTGTGATCAAGAAGCCGTTTGTCGATTACACCGAGGAGGATTTTGACCGCTCGTTCGCCACCAATGCCAGGGCGGCCTTTCTTGTCATGCAGGAGGCAGCACGGCACATCAGCGACAATGGCCGCATCATCTCGATCGGAACCTCGCTCCTGGGTGCGTACACAGGATACTACGCCGTCTATGCCGGTTCGAAGGCACCGCTGGAGGATTTCACGCGGGCCTTGTCCAAGGAGATTGGGAGCAGGGGTGTCACCGTCAATGTGGTCGCTCCCGGCCCTGTGGATACGGCATTTTTCCACGGTCAGGAGACGCCGGAGGCAGTGGCCTATCTCAGTGCGGCAAGTCCTGCGGGGCGCTTGGGAAGGATCGAGGACATTGTGCCGATGGTGGAGTTCCTGGTCTCGCCCGCCTCCCAATGGGTTACCGGGCAAACCCTGTTTGTGAACGGGGGCTTCGTCACGCGATAG
- a CDS encoding ferritin-like protein → MISTPRSRCPFGAIFARFIHGRDRNCEERRTQLIDFAQLALQVEFATIPVYLTGMYSIADRSCAAYQTLRSVVMEEMFHANLAANLVVALGGRPRFTDDAAPVYPGYLPHANEATTPRIGLFRASAEVFNKVYAAIESPAPGGAPAQDDRYDSIAQLYGALREAIDAYPGNPFEVSPGKCRGRQRTDIYLGKFGGQVVEVTDKASALHAIKQIVEQGEGIVPGGEKPLVPVEPFGAYNHYGPRTDGTYGPIIGTPEEMSHFMKFRQIAFATTTFPETLPILSDPSLDQFSNPDARQLAEAFNRAYSLMLVNFERSFSNEGDPYFGIVLQLMHRVLPGLAVSLMNTPAHAGGDASVGPNAAPTWTYLPMERKEEDCGECIEGLERLLSGGAPETPSAQALAHALDAWRHLAAPPLTSAT, encoded by the coding sequence ATGATTTCCACTCCGCGCAGTCGGTGCCCCTTCGGTGCCATTTTTGCCAGGTTCATTCATGGCCGCGACCGCAACTGTGAAGAGAGGCGGACGCAGTTGATTGATTTCGCCCAGCTCGCCTTGCAGGTCGAGTTCGCCACCATTCCGGTCTATCTGACCGGGATGTATTCCATCGCCGACAGGAGTTGCGCCGCCTATCAAACGCTGCGGTCGGTGGTGATGGAGGAGATGTTCCATGCCAATCTGGCGGCGAACCTGGTTGTGGCCCTCGGGGGCCGGCCACGCTTTACGGACGATGCCGCGCCCGTTTACCCGGGCTATCTGCCGCATGCCAATGAAGCCACCACGCCCAGGATCGGTCTCTTCCGGGCATCCGCCGAGGTCTTCAACAAGGTGTACGCAGCCATCGAAAGCCCGGCGCCGGGCGGTGCTCCCGCGCAGGATGACCGGTACGACAGCATCGCCCAGTTGTACGGGGCGCTCCGGGAGGCGATCGATGCTTACCCCGGCAATCCATTCGAGGTGTCCCCCGGGAAGTGCCGGGGCCGGCAGAGAACCGATATCTACCTCGGCAAATTCGGGGGACAGGTGGTCGAGGTGACTGACAAGGCCAGCGCCCTTCACGCCATTAAACAGATCGTCGAGCAGGGCGAAGGGATCGTACCGGGAGGGGAAAAGCCCCTGGTACCGGTCGAACCTTTCGGGGCCTACAACCATTACGGTCCACGCACCGATGGCACCTACGGTCCGATCATCGGGACGCCCGAGGAAATGAGCCATTTCATGAAGTTCCGGCAGATTGCCTTCGCGACCACGACGTTTCCCGAGACGCTGCCCATTCTGTCGGACCCGAGCCTCGATCAGTTCAGCAACCCCGATGCGCGTCAGCTGGCCGAGGCTTTCAATCGAGCCTACAGCCTGATGCTGGTGAATTTCGAGAGGAGCTTTTCCAACGAGGGTGACCCATATTTCGGAATCGTTCTGCAACTCATGCACCGCGTGCTTCCGGGGCTGGCAGTGAGCCTGATGAACACACCGGCGCACGCCGGAGGGGACGCCTCGGTGGGCCCCAACGCGGCGCCCACCTGGACGTACCTGCCCATGGAGCGGAAGGAGGAGGATTGCGGGGAGTGCATCGAGGGCCTGGAACGGCTGCTTTCCGGAGGGGCACCCGAGACCCCTTCCGCGCAGGCCCTGGCCCATGCCCTCGACGCCTGGCGGCATCTCGCCGCACCTCCCCTGACGTCTGCCACTTGA
- a CDS encoding LodA/GoxA family CTQ-dependent oxidase, producing the protein MNRYRIYPPIAVARVGDAPCQYYIGPETYRGLPINPDGRPFTEKDFRDPDGRLCRQAARFRIFRDTDKGPEEVTLKTPDVHSIEWTVHVANKKASWYEFKTNAGEHGYASNHPLRNAHVTDRSSLIIDPGPRKISGAKAGPQAFDRKSVPPEYQGATFPPALLYQWPEETKENKDTKPVEHPPISIDTLGELRTDAEGRLIFLGGLGKAGSSRSVPAIAEYANNDDWWDDTSDGPLRAVVTLHDGTRIDAGTAWVIVAPPAYAPQIPNLVTLWDTIFDTAVRSGHHPAIWSGGFWCQGPEGYRPNFVTEIAPLIERATLYPWVAAIPPKAHRFDMTLLGQVPVPGQPDSAGGLRRWILGVLRPPSAENQIVGPAGRTMMPFLAGDNALNLDSLTSKYLRLTDTQYFFLQQWAEGWFVNEPDRTHAVDALTRAVLDNCVGGAFSPGIEMTWISRNPDIYQPDDPMRINAELPAEGPLRLTFDPAHMQPGDLSRYMAVPWQADFNECSSQPIDGRVLWWWPAQRPEYVYLDPTRPRPPHPMAVKAEPVPTETTGGQVAWVGTDFDQIRSDYISFADDLDMVRYWSGLGFVMKKEIPDPARAPSGKHDKDIRYVEVARTLPRPFFPK; encoded by the coding sequence ATGAATCGCTACCGGATCTACCCGCCCATTGCCGTAGCACGCGTGGGCGATGCCCCATGCCAGTACTACATCGGACCCGAGACCTACCGCGGCCTTCCAATCAATCCCGATGGTCGCCCGTTTACGGAGAAAGACTTCCGCGACCCGGACGGCCGGTTGTGCCGGCAGGCGGCGCGTTTCCGTATCTTCCGCGATACGGACAAGGGTCCGGAGGAGGTGACACTCAAAACGCCCGATGTCCACAGCATCGAATGGACCGTGCACGTCGCCAACAAGAAGGCGAGCTGGTACGAGTTCAAAACCAACGCCGGAGAACACGGCTACGCCAGCAATCATCCCCTCCGGAACGCTCACGTGACCGATCGGTCGAGCCTGATCATCGATCCCGGCCCGCGGAAGATCAGCGGCGCGAAAGCCGGACCGCAGGCATTCGATCGGAAAAGCGTCCCGCCCGAATACCAGGGCGCCACGTTTCCTCCCGCATTGCTCTATCAATGGCCCGAAGAGACCAAGGAGAACAAGGACACGAAGCCGGTTGAGCATCCGCCCATTTCCATCGACACCCTGGGCGAGTTGCGCACCGATGCGGAGGGTCGCCTGATCTTCCTGGGCGGACTGGGCAAGGCCGGATCCAGCCGTTCCGTCCCCGCCATCGCCGAGTACGCCAATAACGACGACTGGTGGGACGACACCTCGGACGGCCCGCTCCGGGCGGTGGTGACGCTCCACGATGGCACCCGCATCGACGCCGGGACGGCGTGGGTGATCGTGGCTCCGCCCGCCTACGCGCCACAGATCCCCAACCTCGTCACCCTGTGGGACACGATCTTCGACACCGCCGTCCGCAGCGGACACCACCCGGCTATCTGGTCCGGGGGATTCTGGTGCCAGGGGCCCGAGGGTTACCGCCCCAACTTTGTCACCGAGATCGCGCCATTGATCGAGCGCGCCACGCTCTACCCCTGGGTCGCCGCCATTCCCCCGAAGGCCCACCGCTTCGACATGACCCTGCTCGGCCAGGTCCCGGTACCCGGCCAGCCGGACTCGGCGGGCGGCCTGCGGCGATGGATCCTTGGGGTCCTGCGCCCGCCCAGCGCGGAGAACCAGATCGTCGGCCCGGCGGGCCGCACCATGATGCCGTTCCTGGCCGGTGACAACGCGCTCAACCTGGACTCACTCACTTCCAAGTATCTTCGCCTCACGGACACCCAGTACTTCTTCCTCCAGCAGTGGGCCGAAGGTTGGTTCGTCAATGAGCCTGATCGAACCCATGCAGTCGATGCATTGACGCGGGCCGTGCTCGACAACTGCGTGGGTGGCGCCTTTTCGCCCGGCATCGAGATGACCTGGATCTCGCGCAACCCGGACATCTACCAGCCCGACGACCCGATGCGCATCAATGCGGAACTGCCGGCCGAGGGTCCGCTGCGGCTCACGTTCGATCCCGCCCACATGCAGCCAGGTGATTTGAGCCGGTACATGGCCGTGCCCTGGCAGGCGGACTTCAACGAATGCTCGTCGCAACCCATCGACGGCCGGGTCCTGTGGTGGTGGCCGGCTCAGCGACCCGAGTACGTCTATCTGGATCCCACTCGACCGCGCCCCCCGCATCCCATGGCGGTGAAGGCGGAACCCGTTCCCACCGAGACGACCGGAGGACAGGTCGCCTGGGTCGGCACCGACTTCGACCAGATCCGTTCCGACTATATCAGCTTCGCCGACGACCTTGACATGGTGCGGTACTGGTCCGGTTTGGGATTTGTCATGAAGAAGGAAATACCGGACCCGGCCAGGGCGCCTTCCGGGAAACACGACAAGGACATACGATACGTCGAGGTGGCGCGCACCCTGCCGCGACCGTTTTTCCCGAAGTAG
- a CDS encoding FAD-dependent monooxygenase, translated as MSPPAATGRARLLDVLIVGAGPAGCATALALLRAGVQDVALVTPPASTAWRLSESATPDVPALLAQLGVRMPPGHHPYLGNLSAWGEPMRQDDFVRRGHPPGWLVDRKRFDDQLREATVAAGSELLQPFRLREAVRIRNGWSVTLQPVASTRPPGPPVTLQTRLLVDASGRRAALARGQLGARRQRIDDQVALAARIPGARPARIDDLLAGRVLVEAVPCGWWYASAPPDGPMMLSLMTDMDLARNLRTPTAWREALDHTQVLQALGVPPSDTGQAPPAIRTFAAQSGCLDRIAGPGWLAVGDALMSLDPLTSSGLSGALRDGIAAASEVLLPWLEGASPGTAGRAWGRRANHVWQRFLVERRARYAMVSDWRTSRYWRRRQSEYEASASRILR; from the coding sequence ATGAGCCCGCCGGCGGCTACCGGCCGCGCCCGACTCCTGGACGTGCTGATTGTCGGGGCGGGCCCGGCAGGTTGCGCCACGGCCCTGGCCTTGCTTCGGGCGGGCGTTCAGGACGTCGCCCTCGTGACGCCGCCCGCTTCAACCGCCTGGCGACTCAGCGAGTCGGCCACGCCCGATGTGCCCGCCCTCCTCGCGCAATTGGGAGTCCGGATGCCTCCGGGGCACCACCCGTATCTGGGCAACCTCTCGGCCTGGGGAGAACCGATGAGACAGGACGACTTCGTCCGTCGCGGCCATCCCCCCGGCTGGTTGGTGGACCGGAAGCGGTTCGACGACCAGTTGCGGGAAGCCACCGTCGCCGCGGGATCAGAACTCCTCCAGCCCTTCCGATTGCGGGAGGCAGTGCGCATCAGGAACGGCTGGAGCGTGACGTTGCAGCCGGTCGCTTCCACGCGTCCACCGGGCCCGCCTGTCACGCTGCAAACCCGTTTGCTGGTGGATGCCTCGGGACGCCGCGCCGCTCTCGCGCGAGGCCAGCTCGGGGCCAGACGTCAACGCATCGATGATCAGGTGGCCCTTGCCGCCCGAATTCCGGGGGCCCGACCGGCACGGATCGACGACTTGCTGGCCGGCCGCGTTCTGGTCGAAGCGGTGCCCTGCGGGTGGTGGTACGCCTCCGCCCCGCCGGATGGCCCGATGATGCTAAGCCTGATGACCGACATGGATCTGGCCCGGAATCTGCGGACACCCACTGCATGGCGGGAAGCCCTGGACCACACCCAGGTTCTCCAAGCCCTCGGCGTCCCGCCATCCGACACCGGTCAGGCACCCCCCGCGATCCGGACGTTCGCCGCGCAAAGCGGTTGTCTGGATCGTATCGCCGGGCCCGGCTGGCTCGCCGTCGGGGACGCCCTGATGAGCCTCGACCCACTCACTTCATCGGGCCTGTCCGGCGCGTTGCGCGATGGCATCGCGGCTGCGTCCGAGGTGTTGCTGCCCTGGCTCGAAGGCGCCTCACCGGGCACCGCCGGAAGGGCCTGGGGCAGACGTGCCAACCATGTCTGGCAGCGCTTTCTGGTCGAGCGTCGAGCCCGCTACGCCATGGTGTCCGACTGGCGCACGTCCCGGTACTGGCGGCGACGCCAGAGCGAATACGAGGCCAGTGCATCCCGGATTCTTCGGTAG
- a CDS encoding DUF971 domain-containing protein produces the protein MRPLDLQVVGNELAIRWEDGTESFIPLETLRRHCPCASCGGERDIFGNVYRGPERPLTPAGMTLVRLEPVGGYAVQPIWGDGHNTGLFSYEYLRRLGAMASSGSDL, from the coding sequence ATGCGCCCCTTGGATCTACAGGTTGTCGGCAACGAACTGGCCATCCGCTGGGAGGATGGCACGGAGAGCTTCATCCCCCTGGAAACCCTGCGCCGCCACTGCCCGTGTGCGAGCTGCGGCGGGGAACGCGACATCTTCGGCAACGTCTATCGCGGTCCCGAGCGACCCCTGACCCCGGCCGGGATGACCCTCGTCCGCCTGGAACCAGTGGGCGGCTACGCCGTGCAGCCGATCTGGGGCGACGGCCACAACACCGGCCTGTTCAGCTACGAGTACCTCCGTCGCCTGGGCGCCATGGCGTCATCGGGGTCAGATCTCTGA
- a CDS encoding DNA-binding protein: MPQLLVRQIEEKVVRKLKERAGRHGVSMEEEHRRILREALLGSSVKGRSFKDHLLAMPNVGDDEDFSRGPQIERPVEL, translated from the coding sequence ATGCCACAGCTTCTGGTCAGACAGATTGAGGAGAAGGTCGTTCGAAAGCTCAAGGAGCGGGCCGGAAGGCATGGGGTCTCGATGGAGGAGGAGCACCGCCGAATCCTGCGCGAGGCCCTGCTCGGCTCGTCGGTGAAGGGCCGGTCGTTCAAGGACCACCTGCTCGCCATGCCCAACGTGGGGGATGACGAGGACTTTTCCCGCGGGCCCCAGATCGAGCGGCCCGTTGAGCTATGA
- a CDS encoding type II toxin-antitoxin system VapC family toxin has product MSGFLLDTNLLSELRKEQRCDAGVRRWVEGTSAEAMFVSVVVLGEIRRGVERIRLRDLKQARALEKWLHGIPTVFSDRVLHVDERVADQWGRLGSRQPVPPVDALLAATALVHDLTVVTRDADGFRNTGARVLNPFTSGSDLRI; this is encoded by the coding sequence ATGAGCGGCTTTCTGCTTGATACGAACCTCCTGAGCGAACTGCGCAAGGAGCAGCGTTGCGATGCGGGAGTGCGTCGATGGGTCGAAGGCACCTCCGCCGAAGCGATGTTTGTCAGTGTCGTGGTGCTCGGCGAGATCAGGCGGGGGGTCGAGCGAATCCGCCTGCGCGACCTCAAGCAGGCTCGGGCATTGGAGAAGTGGCTTCATGGCATCCCCACGGTGTTTTCGGACCGCGTGTTGCACGTGGACGAGCGCGTCGCGGACCAGTGGGGACGCCTCGGCTCGCGCCAACCTGTACCGCCCGTCGACGCACTGTTGGCTGCGACGGCCCTGGTTCACGATCTGACGGTCGTCACCCGGGATGCGGATGGTTTTCGCAACACCGGGGCACGGGTGCTGAATCCGTTCACGTCAGGCTCAGATCTCCGAATTTGA
- a CDS encoding sigma-70 family RNA polymerase sigma factor produces MDTVVVDQELVDSYVRNGSEEAFRALVTRHVNLVYAAALRQVGDSNLAEEIVQNVFVALARKAPRLVGHATLAGWLHRTAILEAKAVIRAELRRRRREEAAVRLASVVPQAGDPADPDLVPLLDEALLHLRENDRLAVVLRYLEKRSLREVGAVLGVDEDAARKRVSRALERLSTYFRSQGWAVPVAKSVAVLGQASVQAAPAELAVAATTAGLSAGNVAGGLNLFLLNLMNLPKIPVMVGCGLLVVVPWVWQERSLAALEGAEQRWLTEQRTLASQWNAVTGESRQLRAAIDRERRHLQEAEFRVSEMHGHLASLAPAEPYRWDDTSPLARVPKDLVRRMGVDALANLRGDLSHDMMAVLQFTPGEATAIQEAVHQFLAGYHQALATSTRPVDPSAEETAWGGATGVRVFEVDDVGDAIRVLRGRLMDELKFVLDEERYELLLHGLENRIPVDDEDRGVNSGMLVLPGKHRVRVAPVDGWDPEHPILRWGHSGLQYTMSGIRHVEDVPDSFRSHLQDWIDAARLGPHAPGTPSVQAVPPGE; encoded by the coding sequence ATGGATACCGTGGTCGTTGACCAGGAATTGGTGGACTCCTATGTGCGGAACGGTTCGGAAGAGGCGTTTCGGGCATTGGTCACACGGCACGTGAATCTTGTCTATGCGGCTGCCCTGCGGCAGGTCGGGGATTCGAATCTGGCGGAGGAGATCGTCCAGAATGTCTTTGTCGCCCTGGCGCGCAAGGCTCCCCGCCTGGTGGGGCATGCGACATTGGCGGGGTGGTTGCACCGGACCGCAATCCTCGAGGCGAAGGCAGTCATTCGTGCGGAGTTGCGTCGACGTCGGCGGGAGGAGGCGGCGGTTCGGTTGGCATCGGTTGTTCCCCAGGCCGGCGATCCGGCCGATCCGGACCTGGTTCCGTTACTGGACGAGGCATTGTTGCACCTTCGGGAGAACGACCGGTTGGCGGTGGTGTTGCGGTACCTGGAGAAGAGGAGCCTTCGGGAAGTGGGGGCCGTTCTGGGTGTGGACGAAGACGCCGCCCGAAAGCGGGTGTCCCGGGCCCTTGAGCGGCTGAGCACGTATTTTCGGTCGCAGGGATGGGCGGTGCCTGTGGCGAAGAGTGTTGCGGTCCTGGGTCAGGCGTCGGTGCAGGCCGCGCCAGCCGAATTGGCGGTGGCCGCCACCACTGCAGGTCTTTCTGCGGGAAACGTGGCGGGCGGACTGAACCTGTTTCTACTCAATCTGATGAACCTTCCAAAAATCCCGGTGATGGTCGGATGTGGGCTTCTTGTGGTGGTTCCGTGGGTGTGGCAGGAGCGCTCCTTGGCCGCACTCGAAGGGGCGGAGCAGCGGTGGTTGACGGAACAACGCACGTTGGCGAGCCAGTGGAACGCGGTGACAGGGGAAAGCCGGCAGTTGCGTGCCGCCATTGACAGGGAGCGACGCCACCTGCAAGAGGCCGAGTTCAGGGTGTCCGAGATGCATGGGCATCTCGCCTCTCTGGCGCCTGCCGAACCTTACCGCTGGGACGATACCTCCCCGCTGGCCCGGGTGCCCAAGGACCTGGTGCGCCGGATGGGTGTGGATGCGCTGGCGAACCTGCGGGGTGACCTCTCGCACGACATGATGGCAGTCCTTCAGTTCACTCCCGGGGAAGCAACGGCCATTCAGGAGGCGGTGCATCAGTTTCTGGCCGGTTATCACCAGGCTTTGGCGACCTCGACCCGTCCGGTGGATCCGTCGGCGGAGGAAACCGCTTGGGGTGGGGCGACCGGCGTTCGGGTGTTTGAAGTGGACGATGTGGGGGACGCGATACGGGTTCTGCGAGGCCGCCTGATGGACGAATTGAAGTTCGTCCTGGATGAAGAGCGTTATGAACTCCTGCTTCATGGCCTGGAAAATCGGATTCCCGTCGATGACGAGGATCGCGGAGTGAACTCGGGCATGCTGGTCCTTCCAGGGAAGCATCGGGTGCGGGTGGCGCCGGTGGATGGATGGGATCCGGAGCATCCCATCCTTCGGTGGGGGCACTCGGGCTTGCAGTACACCATGTCGGGAATCCGCCATGTCGAGGATGTTCCCGACTCTTTCAGATCTCACCTTCAGGATTGGATCGATGCGGCACGTCTCGGACCGCACGCGCCAGGAACCCCATCGGTGCAGGCGGTGCCCCCAGGGGAATGA
- a CDS encoding type II toxin-antitoxin system VapC family toxin — MIIPDVNLLIYAYNDQAPQHLPAKEWWENLLNGQRPVGLPWITISGFIRLITHPRILVTPLDVPSTVRHVRAWLAQPPVRVVYPGSRFERLFMDYLIQLGTAANLTTDAQLAALAVEHQAELHSSDHDFARFDGLRWLNPLKAGA, encoded by the coding sequence ATGATCATTCCCGACGTCAATCTCCTCATCTACGCGTACAACGATCAGGCTCCGCAACACCTGCCGGCGAAGGAATGGTGGGAGAATCTGCTGAACGGTCAGAGGCCGGTCGGGCTCCCTTGGATCACCATCAGCGGTTTCATCCGGCTCATCACTCATCCCCGAATCCTGGTTACCCCCCTTGATGTTCCGTCCACCGTCCGCCACGTACGCGCGTGGCTGGCCCAACCCCCGGTCCGGGTCGTGTACCCCGGCTCCCGTTTCGAGCGACTATTCATGGACTATCTGATCCAGCTCGGAACGGCCGCCAATCTGACAACCGACGCCCAACTCGCCGCGCTTGCCGTGGAACATCAGGCCGAACTGCACAGCTCCGACCATGATTTCGCGCGATTCGACGGTCTTCGTTGGCTGAACCCATTGAAGGCCGGGGCCTGA